A region from the Medicago truncatula cultivar Jemalong A17 chromosome 6, MtrunA17r5.0-ANR, whole genome shotgun sequence genome encodes:
- the LOC11411638 gene encoding probable cyclic nucleotide-gated ion channel 20, chloroplastic isoform X2, which yields MAGNQAPSYFVWEVLFTMCIMALGLLLLALLIGNIQGFFQSLGMRRLEMICRGRDVEQWMRGRRLPEDLKRRVRVAEWYSWHATMGVPESMVLKNLPEDLQTDIRRHLYKFVNKVPILSLMDGGEPFLDAIRERLIQTTYIKGSRILSQGDLVQKMVFIMRGKLESVGEDGSSVMLSEGDACGEELLRWYLEQSSESKEGKQVKIQEHDLISDRTVRCLTNLEAFSLDAKDIEEVTTRFSRFLQSPRVQQVIRYESPYWRFLAAKRIQDAWRNMKKCLSQANTTQNDYQTLRAEPPNS from the exons ATGGCTGGCAATCAAGCTCCAAGCTATTTTGTGTGGGAAGTCCTTTTTACAATGTGCATCATGGCGTTGGGACTCTTGCTTCTAGCACTTCTCATCGGAAACATACAGGGCTTTTTTCAGTCTCTTGGCATGAG GAGGCTAGAAATGATATGTAGAGGCCGCGATGTTGAGCAATGGATGAGAGGTCGTCGTTTACCAGAAGATCTCAAAAG GAGAGTACGAGTGGCTGAATGGTATAGTTGGCATGCAACAATGGGTGTTCCTGAGAGTATGGTTCTCAAGAATTTGCCAGAAGATCTCCAGACAGACATAAGACGCCATCTCTACAAATTTGTTAATAAA GTTCCAATTTTGTCTCTGATGGATGGGGGTGAACCTTTCTTAGACGCCATTCGTGAGAGACTAATACAGACGACATACATTAAAGGAAGTAGAATTCTCAGTCAGGGTGATCTTGTACAGAAGATGGTGTTTATTATGCGTGGAAAATTAGAGAGCGTCGGAGAAGATGGAAGTTCGGTTATGTTATCAGAAGGGGATGCTTGTGGTGAAGAACTTCTAAGATGGTATCTTGAACAGTCTTCTGAAAGCAAAG AAGGTAAGCAAGTAAAGATTCAAGAACATGACTTAATTAGTGACAGAACAGTAAGATGCTTAACCAATTTGGAGGCATTTTCACTCGACGCTAAAGACATTGAAGAAGTCACAACTCGTTTTTCAAGATTCTTGCAGAGCCCTCGCGTTCAACAAGTCATAAG GTATGAATCACCTTATTGGAGATTCCTTGCAGCAAAAAGAATTCAGGATGCATGGAGAAACATGAAGAAGTGTCTAAGTCAAGCTAATACCACACAAAATGATTATCAAACATTAAG agccgagcctccaaATTCTTAG
- the LOC11411638 gene encoding probable cyclic nucleotide-gated ion channel 20, chloroplastic isoform X1 — translation MAGNQAPSYFVWEVLFTMCIMALGLLLLALLIGNIQGFFQSLGMRRLEMICRGRDVEQWMRGRRLPEDLKRRVRVAEWYSWHATMGVPESMVLKNLPEDLQTDIRRHLYKFVNKVPILSLMDGGEPFLDAIRERLIQTTYIKGSRILSQGDLVQKMVFIMRGKLESVGEDGSSVMLSEGDACGEELLRWYLEQSSESKEGKQVKIQEHDLISDRTVRCLTNLEAFSLDAKDIEEVTTRFSRFLQSPRVQQVIRYESPYWRFLAAKRIQDAWRNMKKCLSQANTTQNDYQTLRHESPYGKSHRPNRIQIAWRNRKKSLRRANATQ, via the exons ATGGCTGGCAATCAAGCTCCAAGCTATTTTGTGTGGGAAGTCCTTTTTACAATGTGCATCATGGCGTTGGGACTCTTGCTTCTAGCACTTCTCATCGGAAACATACAGGGCTTTTTTCAGTCTCTTGGCATGAG GAGGCTAGAAATGATATGTAGAGGCCGCGATGTTGAGCAATGGATGAGAGGTCGTCGTTTACCAGAAGATCTCAAAAG GAGAGTACGAGTGGCTGAATGGTATAGTTGGCATGCAACAATGGGTGTTCCTGAGAGTATGGTTCTCAAGAATTTGCCAGAAGATCTCCAGACAGACATAAGACGCCATCTCTACAAATTTGTTAATAAA GTTCCAATTTTGTCTCTGATGGATGGGGGTGAACCTTTCTTAGACGCCATTCGTGAGAGACTAATACAGACGACATACATTAAAGGAAGTAGAATTCTCAGTCAGGGTGATCTTGTACAGAAGATGGTGTTTATTATGCGTGGAAAATTAGAGAGCGTCGGAGAAGATGGAAGTTCGGTTATGTTATCAGAAGGGGATGCTTGTGGTGAAGAACTTCTAAGATGGTATCTTGAACAGTCTTCTGAAAGCAAAG AAGGTAAGCAAGTAAAGATTCAAGAACATGACTTAATTAGTGACAGAACAGTAAGATGCTTAACCAATTTGGAGGCATTTTCACTCGACGCTAAAGACATTGAAGAAGTCACAACTCGTTTTTCAAGATTCTTGCAGAGCCCTCGCGTTCAACAAGTCATAAG GTATGAATCACCTTATTGGAGATTCCTTGCAGCAAAAAGAATTCAGGATGCATGGAGAAACATGAAGAAGTGTCTAAGTCAAGCTAATACCACACAAAATGATTATCAAACATTAAG GCATGAATCGCCTTATGGGAAATCACATAGACCAAACAGAATTCAGATAGCATGGAGAAACAGGAAGAAGAGTCTAAGACGAGCTAATGCCACACAGTGA